Proteins found in one Crassostrea angulata isolate pt1a10 chromosome 3, ASM2561291v2, whole genome shotgun sequence genomic segment:
- the LOC128175392 gene encoding radial spoke head protein 9 homolog, with the protein MDSEGLHLNIDYVGSSGIILSPEQKAALQTSLVILKNSGKFHRVYFWGKILGVKDDYFIAQGVGRDEMENRKTFYSKDCVHWGLLPPATKAMREQSKLAQGRFTGDPSYEFEHTEQKKSEDGEEAGEEETITIKEEDRLSSVIAEIDEDVKIVPRSAFIKTPDGKINANRSFEGLSVSESAKLCSYMHFRDAICLQEKSLLQKANLDKAIDFMDTLEEDIPKGSWSLQFERGSGLVTLRSLLWLGYVFYHVPGTHMYGSCYVGNGEKNLDLPFML; encoded by the exons ATGGATTCGGAAGGCCTTCATTTAAACATTGACTATGTCGGGAGCAGTGGAATTATCTTGAGTCCAGAACAAAAAGCAGCTTTACAAACTTCTCTTGTTATTCTGAAGAATTCCGGCAAATTTCACAGAGTTTATTTCTGGGGGAAAATTCTTGGCGTTAAAGATGATTATTTCATTGCACAAGGAGTTGGTAGAGATGAAATGGAAAACAGGAAAACATTCTACAG CAAAGATTGCGTACATTGGGGTCTGTTGCCACCAGCGACTAAAGCTATGAGGGAACAAAGTAAACTCGCCCAAGGAAGATTTACTGGTGATCCCTCCTATGAATTTGAGCACACAGAACAGAAAAAGTCTGAAGATGGCGAGGAAGCTGGGGAGGAGGAGACA ATCACAATCAAAGAGGAGGACAGGCTTTCCTCTGTTATTGCCGAGATTGATGAAGATGTGAAAATTGTTCCACGGTCAGCTTTCATCAAGACTCCAGATGGAAAAATCAATGCCAACAGAAGTTTTGAAG GTCTGTCAGTTTCTGAATCTGCCAAGCTGTGCTCCTACATGCACTTCCGTGACGCGATCTGCCTCCAGGAGAAGAGCCTGCTCCAAAAAGCCAACCTTGACAAGGCCATTGATTTCATGGACACCTTGGAGGAAGATATTCCTAAAG GATCATGGAGTTTGCAGTTTGAGCGCGGCAGTGGGCTGGTGACCCTCAGGAGTCTACTGTGGTTAGGTTACGTCTTCTACCACGTGCCCGGCACTCACATGTACGGATCTTGTTATGTTGGCAATGGAGAGAAGAATCTAGACCTTCCATTCATGTTGTGA
- the LOC128175391 gene encoding protein bark beetle-like, with the protein MATVYNLKWSLTVGIILLSFNLTLAQVPITPPPLGPKPVVSNGIVYNLFHLHMVPEICRRPYVLEKVNFEFGVVIKKEEKRAIMKSGSPYKMRGNIELEPSSCLWIEPGTIFHFSSGYGFIVNGTLIARGSEEDGGRIVMTRDPDKIDPSEAPFPDDARLVDGNTTTDGQLQLMYRGRWRGVCTNFVNYTKIDANVTCRHLGFVWGNFTYHSFSRNKTDYMLFERPDCSGSENSLFDCPGKLNIRVGANICDGQQVIGFQCEGLRPDLARTHWRGLEFYNATLQFVKDQNLNRTETYSWLEYLDVWYAGRDTYRGGDMVHGRASVSASPHVPLMNNVSIMYGAYDGLNLTELRGRVHIANSTVSFNRGYGAFIKTAVGQVLINMTNMDNNWGDGVKMYMTNYTIHSFQKDYPNTYSFCRSNALAFPRFPITIYENIIDERGQKPQFDSYDCQKSYSTVDKKRLSLHFFLMERDEKASGTITVYDGTSTMSSVLGVFPVSNGSFPQSVTTSGKSITIRFQYRLPPEPTIPGQHRCKNYRACLRFLLDLVSYDGLDEELRFINSSASNNTGYGVNVQDMRCKVSLNSSVVSDNNYGAGVRVYQGAGEISINNSRVERNERSGVNITYAGGYQLVNNSFICENHGYGVITEYDRLNNTRIQHSQKMEVAKAKFFFNEWIAFRVGNYCKEAMILVNESHFKYNYDEAIEFLSCNFTKSPQKNVNFSLAYNEFDGNKRHGILMSPLINTIGIITNNTFMNHSLGALRIDNGYDLLVSKWYAKFAVNYRIFENTFKENQGRYCVSLRLTQNAPNQHMEYKFNKVIGNAINDTSPYLNPRSHANAPIIVSSSNIVVQRNHIYNPDSVRDIATHLVDPSVIINGSLNWWETIEHRIIYDRLFDRDDRYNLAQMTYYPVLKDGWLYGDKTTITDTEYRWPFQRENKIGGILDVEGFTTDPDTKLYYVDRDIFIVPGAVLKINPGTTLLFENSIGMVIHGRMIADGVSSNTPILFTLNEPVNETEISNRTDAVRLVEGRDAYEGRLEVNINGRWGAVCKNGWIQENAMVVCQQLGLTYHPDFGLVHQQVRSSSVIELSSVTCTNLDTDIRECHSIKRGDFDCQFDNVVYLRCQKPTWSGITIPAIPTYGQIHDTLIKHLIIQKAGQLDYQAMTFTPALRIDYNFYKITALQVTDSVSDGVNIKYANPFTENLFEKCHFVRNLGNGFLTRSPFLKITESTMNDNQKGGFVYDPFFTEYEALSVRNFLHQSRMVYFQTRDYQLGDNSMAFIISQPGIQAENRTYTMQLSVSSSNYRITLQLLDYNPLTNVEKVTIYNSNRNSISPTTVKWEIEEDLVDFPITSKGDNYLTIQVVVRGVQSGRLAFAAHSRQYSTAPINSLIDVHFATVNNNYQGIVTKHYNNPSNEKLEIFHRVAEEEIRFTKVDIKENQMEAMYIPSLTKYHEHLIPTQEEMTRPERLGQITYVLDQCTVQNNGKAIIADHNHVDFSNNVWKWKIQASSVRDNKYGGLEVELPRVNDIREKNKWHSVQVNQSTFENNKNFAFTVNGYYADVEVSYCRFADNACRRGLVLLGGMEKDLVIYNNEMINNQGKYAMQIDMQSHAEYNKPKAFCHYNNIKGNRPGPNWSLNVDYTPSTYAVSVYGVQNITLKRNLIHNPDYQYELIAGVTSLSLENKMNVKENWWGTAIQAQIIERIFDFDDWNNYAIADYFPQLTADNVNSLPSTGTQIESGFNFPSLKGRITKNMALAGSSTYYVIADVTVMPNAKLTIEPGTRLQFYPNVGILVLGQLVARGLPYSRISFRPVVPGPNIPKPLPEIVTQNFYSNTMRLKRDSEGEIPANEGFLELYNSSSSSWNLMCDNQFNRKTAEVVCRGLGMETLNVDVRFTHLYDHFVYKKPMYFVKEFWTYSYYCVGDENSLGECQRRINYKIQDCIQGANYTYIRCGKRNLDSKLSYWGNIRIASPTYQEDTIRYVQDQDRSVLENIDIYGAGMLHGERVGAIQATYRSPKINNINITNCLWNGLDIIAPRYEMKIKTMNIDHNLGYGINFLILNGESRNADQSSFRPLLQNTVPYFMSGLVDICKMEKELTVKNRLIIYYKYSQKLVDCVKVIRSENRLRKVSLRLLQFNLYYDEFYRNLLEIYDGNTVTEENRIGVLDAHSKAEATRTRYLSNSDTIGVHIHASNAYEDYGFIAEITTSPLSDLAYPDSTVEHRFEQMMVTNNEDGAILYQNVGEVCPSLFIDSCMIENNGLGILNLTSHPVINIGIQNTKIFNFQHNFVNRNKGGLYCQALTTSTQNLLRGNITNNVFSFGSHGETLNISGHHFQKMHVYENYIFNNSAGDYRDNVHVQTVGMNFTFNVVVNNTGHHIVRTYSEVDTSATQQYLGNYIYQNNATALYRAVMAVGSGKPEFKNNYLVNEESAFELLTNEKRESIQGIKIQETIVDATYNWWGSERRGYINGKIWDGRDNSSLVEVNFEPYRVTNSSLVNGKCPPGWTLNADRCYRYMGAALPYAQAGQFCRDNLGFLAEADNQAPFLRYLLRLTENVYTKDLRVWVFSEVAPGYCSAFQDDYIVAEQDCQRILHPFICEKDPYINPPGSDVLAIAIGVSAGVFGTALIVIIILAILWKVKSKGRKEQKFERQASIRSSLRSSVRSRSNMTVLSTGTNKRRFDDKYSVSSKGHLIDDDVSLSNISLESRSRGRERMDRSLERLDAPRLGSRDRLDQVNSSNGSLGMILSNGHTGSQHRLINGKGSFDRLKDDSPRNSPRNSPRSQRPIRATLGRNTQDNSRSRENLQPEVKPVQPPQPPKKAILPPVKPPQVRPPNPPVVPEETDGGYTDDGFSEHEFDDFTTTADEAEYSPNNKPNRVENQIESLRRLPNISEKPAYGSESSVDMDHRSKHPSNFFLLDTPPTPPPPLPLDSYPMKTMVNSPVLSDASSRRPTPQPRGRPVAPPRSNLGSSKESLNRSVNPLHLSQGDLNLIDKKPSWLNDQVRETSASESDSDSESVNDSFNDAGHKNKAFLENENLPRTVRAPGYTPPQDQSDRTDYSSPWRDVRYPSTNQSNSNLSRGSREMSNMDYLQGPYSNLGYEGSQENIPSYDEALNAPINAPYSPAYTNSSLPPPYSPPSSQPFSPVAHNVHFLPGGTNTQHPVYRIGSVNSIPMSGSDGLPRDIAFMDYRMGSQSTLPNPDGSMPDLSTGESQADLAEPDLDDMNDTQYQRDMDPFPQSPRGVPSYQQPPAQDFREPRRTRSREQLDRASPFSQRSRDSPVLYLDDQRRNQRRPEPIETEI; encoded by the exons ATGGCGActgtttacaatttgaaatgGAGTCTGACCGTGGGAATAATTCTGCTCTCATTCAATCTGACTTTGGCACAAGTTCCCATCACACCGCCCCCGTTAGGACCAAAGCCGGTGGTCTCCAACGGGATAGTGTACAATCTGTTTCACCTACACATGGTCCCGGAGATCTGTCGGCGTCCGTACGTGCTAGAGAAAGTTAACTTTGAATTTGGTGTTGTTAtcaaaaaagaggaaaaaaggGCGATAATGAAATCAGGTAGTCCCTATAAGATGAGGGGAAACATAGAGCTGGAACCAAGCAGCTGTCTGTGGATTGAACCTGGCACCATCTTCCACTTCAGTTCTGGCTATGGCTTTATTGTTAATGGAACACTTATAGCAAGG GGAAGCGAGGAGGATGGTGGACGTATCGTTATGACACGAGACCCAGACAAAATCGACCCGTCGGAAGCACCGTTCCCAGACGATGCTCGACTGGTGGATGGCAACACGACGACAGATGGACAGCTACAGCTGATGTATAGGGGGCGCTGGAGGGGCGTGTGTACAAACTTCGTAAA TTATACAAAGATAGATGCTAACGTTACCTGTCGACACCTGGGCTTTGTGTGGGGCAACTTCACCTACCACTCCTTTTCTCGGAACAAGACCGACTACATGTTGTTTGAGCGTCCAGACTGTTCCGGATCAGAAAATAGCCTCTTTGATTGTCCGGGAAAACTCAACATCCGAGTTGGGGCCAATATCTGTG ATGGACAGCAGGTGATAGGTTTCCAGTGTGAAGGGCTCCGTCCGGATCTGGCTCGGACTCACTGGAGGGGACTGGAGTTTTACAACGCCACGCTACAGTTCGTGAAAGACCAGAATCTGAACAGGACAGAGACGTACTCCTGGCTGGAGTACCTGGACGTCTGGTACGCGGGACGGGACACCTACAGAGGGGGTGACATGGTGCACGGCCGGGCCTCGGTGTCGGCTAGCCCCCACGTACCACTGATGAACAATGTGTCCATCATGTATGGGGCGTACGATGGATTGAACTTGACTGAGTTGAGGGGGCGTGTTCACATTGCTAACAGCACTGTCTCCTTTAATCGag GTTACGGAGCATTCATTAAGACTGCGGTGGGTCAGGTGTTGATAAATATGACCAACATGGACAATAACTGGGGCGATGGAGTCAAGATGTACATGACAAACTACACCATCCACTCCTTCCAGAAAGATTACCCCAACACCTACTCTTTTTGTCGAAGCAATGCTTTGGCCTTCCCACGATTCCCTATAACCATTTATGAGAACATAATTGACGAGAGAGGACAGAAACCTCAGTTCGACAGTTATGATTGTCAGAAG AGTTACAGTACAGTGGACAAGAAGAGGTTGTCCCTCCACTTCTTCCTAATGGAGCGAGATGAGAAGGCCTCCGGAACCATCACAGTTTATGACGGCACTTCCACCATGAGTTCAGTCCTCGGGGTTTTCCCAGTCTCCAATGGGTCATTCCCGCAGTCTGTAACGACTTCTGGGAAGAGCATTACTATCAGGTTTCAGTACAGACTTCCACCAGAACCGACTATCCCAGGACAACACCGATGTAAAAACTACCGGGCATGTCTGAGATTCTTGCTTGATCTCGTCTCATATGACG GACTGGACGAAGAGCTTCGGTTCATTAACTCCTCGGCCAGTAACAACACGGGGTACGGCGTAAACGTCCAGGACATGCGCTGTAAGGTCTCCCTCAACTCGTCTGTGGTCTCCGACAATAACTACGGGGCCGGTGTCAGAGTCTACCAAGGGGCGGGTGAAATCTCCATCAACAACTCCAGGGTGGAAAGGAATGAAAGAAGTGGAGTGAACATAACGTACGCTGGAGGCTACCAGCTGGTCAACAATTCGTTTATCTGTGAAAACCATGGTTACGGCGTCATTACAGAGTACGATCGGCTGAATAATACGCGAATACAGCATTCCCAAAAAATGGAAGTGGCGAAAGCTAAGTTTTTCTTCAATGAGTGGATTGCCTTCAGGGTGGGAAACTACTGTAAGGAGGCCATGATTCTTGTGAATGAGAGCCACTTCAAGTATAATTATGATGAAGCCATTGAATTTCTATCCTGTAACTTTACGAAGAGTCCccagaaaaatgtcaattttagtTTAGCTTACAACGAGTTTGACGGGAATAAGAGACATGGGATTCTGATGTCACCCCTGATTAACACGATCggaattataacaaataatacaTTCATGAATCACAGTTTAGGAGCCTTGCGAATTGACAATGGTTACGATCTACTTGTCAGCAAGTGGTATGCGAAATTTGCAGTGAACTACagaatttttgaaaacactTTCAAAGAAAACCAGGGGAGGTACTGTGTAAGTCTACGATTGACCCAGAATGCTCCGAACCAGCATATGGAATATAAGTTTAACAAAGTTATAGGGAACGCTATAAATGACACATCTCCATACTTGAATCCTCGAAGTCACGCTAATGCTCCGATCATTGTGTCCTCCAGTAACATCGTAGTTCAGAGAAATCACATCTATAACCCTGATTCTGTAAGAGACATCGCTACACACCTTGTTGACCCGTCGGTGATAATTAATGGCAGTCTGAATTGGTGGGAGACGATTGAACATAGGATTATCTATGATCGACTATTTGATAGAGATGATCGTTATAACCTGGCACAAATGACTTACTATCCTGTGTTAAAGGATGGCTGGCTGTATGGGGataaaacaaccatcactgacaCAGAGTACAGATGGCCCTTCCAGAGGGAAAATAAAATCGGGGGAATCCTTGATGTGGAGGGGTTTACCACAGACCCCGACACAAAGCTGTACTACGTTGACAGGGATATATTCATAGTTCCCGGTGCTGTCCTAAAAATAAACCCAGGAACCACCCTGCTGTTTGAGAATTCCATCGGCATGGTGATTCACGGTCGAATGATTGCTGATGGAGTAAGTTCGAACACGCCCATTTTGTTCACCCTGAATGAACCAGTGAACGAGACAGAGATAAGCAACAGAACAGATGCTGTGAGGCTGGTCGAGGGTCGAGATGCATATGAGGGTCGTTTAGAGGTCAATATCAACGGTCGCTGGGGAGCAGTCTGTAAAAAT GGGTGGATCCAAGAGAATGCGATGGTGGTTTGTCAGCAGCTGGGCCTGACTTATCACCCTGACTTTGGACTGGTTCACCAGCAGGTCCGGTCGTCCTCCGTCATTGAGCTGAGTTCTGTCACCTGTACTAACCTTGACACGGATATTAGGGAGTGTCACTCCATCAAACGAGGTGACTTTGATTGTCAGTTTGACAATGTGGTCTACCTCAGGTGTCAGAAACCAACTTGGTCAG GCATCACTATCCCTGCCATCCCAACGTACGGCCAAATACACGACACACTGATAAAGCATTTGATCATACAGAAGGCAGGTCAGCTGGACTATCAGGCCATGACCTTCACCCCTGCCCTTCGCATCGACTACAATTTTTACAAGATCACCGCCCTACAGGTCACAGACTCAGTCTCTGATGGAGTGAACATCAAATACGCCAACCCGTTCACCGAGAATCTCTTTGAGAAATGTCACTTTGTGAGAAACCTAGGCAACGGCTTCCTCACCAGGAGCCCATTCCTAAAAATCACGGAGTCCACGATGAACGATAACCAGAAAGGAGGCTTTGTGTACGATCCATTCTTCACAGAATACGAGGCACTTAGTGTCAGAAATTTTCTCCATCAGAGCCGCATGGTGTACTTTCAAACAAGAGATTACCAGCTGGGAGATAACTCGATGGCCTTCATTATATCTCAGCCAGGTATACAGGCCGAGAATCGAACATACACCATGCAGCTGTCCGTCAGCAGTTCTAATTATAGAATCACCCTCCAGCTACTGGACTACAATCCGCTGACCAATGTGGAGAAAGTGACGATTTATAACTCTAACAGGAACAGCATTTCTCCCACAACAGTCAAATGGGAGATCGAAGAGGACCTGGTGGACTTCCCGATTACATCTAAGGGAGATAACTACCTCACCATCCAGGTCGTTGTAAGGGGAGTCCAATCTGGACGACTAGCATTTGCTGCTCACTCCC GACAATATTCCACTGCCCCCATAAATTCATTGATTGACGTCCATTTTGCCACAGTCAACAACAACTACCAAGGCATTGTAACCAAACACTACAACAATCCGTCCAATGAAAAACTAGAGATTTTCCATCGCGTGGCAGAGGAAGAAATTCGCTTCACTAAGGTCGATATCAAAGAAAACCAGATGGAGGCTATGTACATTCCCAGTCTGACTAAGTACCATGAGCATCTGATCCCAACCCAGGAGGAAATGACAAGACCTGAAAGACTGGGTCAGATCACTTACGTGCTTGATCAGTGTACTGTACAGAACAATGGGAAAGCCATCATAGCAGACCACAATCATGTGGACTTCTCAAACAATGTGTGGAAGTGGAAGATTCAGGCCTCCTCAGTCAGAGATAACAAGTATGGTGGATTGGAAGTGGAGCTTCCACGGGTGAACGACATCCGTGAGAAGAACAAGTGGCATTCAGTGCAGGTCAATCAGTCAACCTTTGAGAATAACAAAAACTTTGCCTTCACTGTGAATGGTTACTATGCCGATGTGGAGGTCAGTTACTGCAGGTTCGCTGATAATGCTTGTCGCAGGGGACTGGTTCTGTTGGGTGGAATGGAAAAAGACCTGGTCATCTACAACAACGAAATGATAAACAATCAAGGGAAATATGCCATGCAGATAGACATGCAAAGTCATGCAGAATATAATAAGCCTAAAGCCTTCTGCCACTATAACAACATAAAAGGCAATAGACCAGGGCCCAACTGGTCGTTAAATGTAGACTACACCCCGTCAACCTATGCAGTTTCTGTGTACGGAGTCCAGAACATAACCCTCAAAAGAAACTTGATCCACAACCCCGACTACCAGTATGAACTGATCGCCGGGGTTACCTCCCTGTCCCTGGAAAACAAGATGAATGTGAAGGAGAACTGGTGGGGGACTGCCATACAAGCCCAAATCATTGAGAGAATATTTGACTTTGATGACTGGAACAACTATGCAATAGCTGACTACTTTCCCCAGCTCACAGCTGACAATGTGAATAGCCTACCATCAACAGGGACACAGATTGAAAGTGGGTTTAACTTCCCCTCACTCAAAGGGAGAATTACCAAAAACATGGCTCTGGCCGGTTCCTCTACCTACTATGTCATCGCCGATGTTACAGTGATGCCCAATGCTAAACTGACTATCGAGCCGGGAACCAGACTCCAGTTTTATCCCAATGTGGGTATTCTGGTTCTTGGACAGCTTGTTGCTAGGGGACTGCCATACAGTAGAATTTCTTTCCGACCGGTTGTTCCGGGACCAAACATCCCAAAACCTCTTCCTGAGATTGTCACTCAGAACTTCTACTCCAACACCATGAGACTGAAGCGAGACTCTGAGGGAGAAATCCCAGCAAACGAGGGGTTCCTAGAGCTGTATAACTCTTCGTCCAGTTCCTGGAATTTGATGTGTGATAATCAGTTCAACAGAAAGACAGCTGAGGTGGTGTGCCGGGGTCTGGGAATGGAGACTCTCAATGTGGATGTGAGGTTCACCCACCTGTACGACCACTTTGTTTACAAGAAGCCCATGTACTTTGTCAAGGAGTTCTGGACTTACTCCTACTACTGTGTTGGTGATGAAAATTCTTTAGGTGAGTGCCAAAGAAGAATAAATTATAAGATACAGGACTGCATACAGGGAGCTAATTATACCTATATCCGGTGTGGCAAAAGGAATCTGGATTCAAAACTCTCTTATTGGGGCAACATTAGAATCGCCTCCCCAACGTACCAGGAGGATACGATTCGATATGTGCAGGATCAAGATCGGTCAGTGCTGGAGAACATTGATATCTACGGAGCTGGAATGTTGCACGGGGAGAGAGTGGGGGCCATTCAGGCCACCTACCGATCACCGAAAATCAACAACATCAACATCACAAACTGTCTGTGGAATGGACTGGACATCATCGCTCCTCGCTAcgaaatgaaaatcaaaaccaTGAACATTGACCACAATCTTGGTTATGGCATCAACTTCCTGATTCTGAATGGAGAGTCGAGGAATGCAGATCAGTCTTCCTTCCGGCCACTTCTACAGAACACGGTGCCCTACTTCATGTCTGGGCTGGTGGACATCTGTAAGATGGAGAAGGAGCTGACCGTGAAGAACCGACTCATCATTTACTACAAGTACTCCCAGAAGTTAGTGGACTGTGTCAAGGTCATCCGTAGCGAGAACCGCCTCCGTAAAGTGTCACTCAGGCTGCTACAGTTTAACTTGTATTACGACGAGTTTTATCGTAACTTACTGGAGATATACGACGGTAATACTGTGACAGAAGAAAACAGAATTGGAGTCCTTGATGCTCACAGTAAAGCTGAAGCCACAAGAACACGCTACCTGAGTAATTCTGATACTATTGGAGTCCACATCCATGCTTCCAATGCCTATGAGGACTATGGATTTATAGCGGAGATCACCACATCCCCTCTCTCAGACCTGGCATATCCCG ATAGTACAGTGGAGCACCGCTTTGAGCAGATGATGGTTACAAACAATGAAGACGGGGCCATCCTCTACCAGAACGTAGGAGAGGTTTGTCCCTCCCTCTTCATCGACAGCTGTATGATCGAGAACAACGGCCTTGGGATCCTCAATCTTACGTCACACCCTGTCATTAACATTGGCATCCAAAACACCAAGATCTTCAACTTCCAGCACAACTTTGTCAACAGGAACAAGGGCGGGCTCTACTGCCAGGCACTCACCACTTCAACACAAAACCTCCTCCGTGGAAACATCACAAACAATGTCTTTTCATTCGGGAGCCATGGTGAGACTCTTAACATAAGTGGTCATCATTTCCAGAAGATGCATGTCTACGAGAATTACATCTTTAACAACTCGGCAGGGGATTATAGAGACAATGTCCATGTGCAGACGGTGGGGATGAACTTTACGTTTAATGTGGTGGTGAATAATACTGGGCACCACATTGTGAGAACCTATAGTGAGGTGGATACCAGCGCCACTCAGCAATACCTGGGAAACTACATCTACCAAAATAATGCCACCGCTTTATACCGAGCAGTGATGGCGGTGGGCAGTGGGAAACCCGAGTTCAAGAATAATTACCTCGTGAACGAGGAAAGTGCATTTGAACTCCTGACAAATGAGAAACGAGA ATCGATACAAGGAATAAAGATCCAGGAGACAATTGTAGATGCCACGTACAACTGGTGGGGGTCAGAACGCCGGGGCTACATCAACGGGAAGATCTGGGACGGGCGGGACAACAGTTCTCTGGTGGAGGTCAACTTTGAACCCTACAGAGTGACCAACTCCTCACTCGTAAATG GTAAATGTCCCCCAGGCTGGACGTTGAATGCAGATCGTTGCTATAGATACATGGGGGCAGCTCTTCCCTATGCTCAAGCGGGCCAGTTTTGCAGA GATAACCTTGGATTCCTGGCTGAGGCCGACAACCAGGCCCCCTTCCTCCGCTACTTGTTACGGCTGACAGAGAATGTCTACACCAAGGACCTGAGGGTGTGGGTGTTCTCCGAGGTTGCCCCGGGCTACTGCAGTGCATTCCAAGATGACTACATTGTAGCTGAACAAGATTGTCAGAGGATTTTACATCCATTCATATGCGAGAAAG ACCCATACATAAACCCGCCAGGAAGTGATGTTCTTGCCATAGCTATAGGAGTATCTGCTGGTGTGTTTGGTACCGCTCTAATTGTCATCATCATTCTCGCCATTCTATGGAAAGTCAAGTCCAAGGGAAGAAAGGAGCAGAAATTTGAAAGGCAAGCGTCCATTCGCTCCTCTCTTAGGTCCTCAGTTAGGTCTCGCTCCAACATGACTGTCTTGTCCACTGGGACCAACAAACGCCGATTTGACGATAAATATTCTGTGTCCTCTAAAGGGCACCTGATAGATGATGATGTCTCATTGTCTAACATAAGTCTTGAATCTAGAAGTCGAGGTAGAGAGAGAATGGATAGGTCTTTGGAACGTTTGGATGCACCTCGCCTTGGCTCTAGAGATCGTTTAGATCAGGTTAATTCTTCTAATGGGAGCTTGGGTATGATTTTGTCCAATGGACACACTGGCTCACAACACAGACTCATTAATGGGAAAGGAAGTTTTGACAGACTGAAAGATGACTCTCCAAGGAATTCTCCCCGAAACTCTCCACGCTCCCAGAGACCCATCAGAGCAACACTGGGCAGAAATACTCAAGACAACAGCAGGAGTCGAGAAAACCTTCAACCTGAAGTAAAACCTGTACAGCCACCCCAGCCTCCAAAGAAAGCAATTCTTCCCCCCGTGAAACCACCCCAAGTAAGGCCGCCAAACCCTCCTGTGGTCCCAGAGGAAACAGATGGGGGTTACACAGATGATGGGTTCTCTGAGCACGAGTTTGATGATTTTACGACTACTGCTGATGAAGCTGAATATTCCCCAAACAACAAACCAAACAGAGTGGAGAATCAAATCGAATCTCTGAGGAGGCTTCCCAATATTTCAGAGAAGCCAGCATATGGAAGTGAATCTAGTGTGGATATGGACCACAGATCTAAGCATCCCTCAAACTTTTTTCTTCTAGACACCCCACCCACACCCCCTCCTCCCCTCCCACTGGATTCCTatccaatgaaaacaatggTCAATTCTCCGGTCCTGTCCGATGCTTCGTCAAGAAGGCCCACCCCCCAGCCAAGGGGCCGACCAGTGGCGCCGCCTCGCTCCAACCTCGGCAGCAGTAAGGAGAGTCTTAACAGGAGTGTCAATCCACTTCACCTGAGTCAAGGAGACCTGAATCTCATCGACAAGAAACCCTCGTGGCTAAATGACCAAGTAAGAGAAACAAGTGCCAGCGAGAGTGACAGTGACTCGGAAAGTGTGAATGATTCGTTTAATGATGCAGGACACAAAAATAAAGCATTTCTGGAGAACGAGAATCTTCCACGAACGGTGAGAGCCCCTGGATATACCCCGCCTCAGGATCAATCTGACAGGACGGATTACTCCTCTCCATGGAGAGATGTTAGATATCCGTCGACAAATCAAAGCAATTCTAACCTCTCGCGTGGTTCACGTGAAATGTCCAACATGGATTACTTGCAGGGGCCTTATTCAAACCTAGGATATGAAGGCAGTCAGGAAAACATTCCTTCTTATGATGAGGCCTTAAACGCCCCCATCAATGCCCCCTACAGTCCCGCCTACACAAACAGTAGCCTTCCTCCACCATACTCCCCGCCCTCTTCACAACCATTTTCACCCGTGGCTCATAATGTGCACTTCCTGCCCGGAGGTACCAATACCCAACATCCAGTGTACCGGATTGGAAGTGTGAACAGTATTCCCATGTCGGGCAGTGACGGATTACCCCGGGACATAGCTTTCATGGACTATCGCATGGGGAGTCAAAGCACCCTCCCTAACCCCGATGGAAGCATGCCTGACCTGTCCACTGGTGAGAGTCAAGCTGACCTTGCAGAGCCTGACCTTGACGATATGAATGACACGCAGTACCAGCGGGACATGGACCCATTTCCCCAGAGTCCACGTGGAGTTCCCTCCTACCAGCAGCCCCCTGCCCAGGATTTTCGGGAACCTCGCCGAACCCGGAGCAGGGAACAGCTGGATCGGGCCTCTCCGTTCTCACAGCGTAGTCGGGACAGTCCAGTGCTCTACCTGGATGACCAGAGACGGAACCAGCGGCGGCCTGAGCCGATAGAGACAGAGATCTGA